One Carassius auratus strain Wakin unplaced genomic scaffold, ASM336829v1 scaf_tig00032032, whole genome shotgun sequence DNA segment encodes these proteins:
- the LOC113080792 gene encoding calponin-3-like, protein MTQFNKGPAYGLSAEVKNKIAQKYDLQKEEELRFWIEEVTGMPIGDNFQKGLKDGVILCELINKLQPGSIKKINHSQLNWHKLENLGNFIKAILAYGLKPNDIFEANDLFENGNMTQVQTTLLALASMAKTKGMETNFDIGVKYADKQHRQFDEEKMKAGQCVIGLQMGTNKCASQAGMTAYGTRRHLYDPKTQTEKPYDQTTISLQMGTNKGASQAGMSAPGTRRDIYDQKAALQPVDNSTISLQMGTNKVASQKGMSVYGLGRQVYDPKYCATPTEPMIHANGSQGTGTNGSEISDSDYQAEYQEEEYQGEYHDEYRGHYNDQGIDY, encoded by the exons ATCGCACAGAAATATGACCTACAGAAGGAGGAAGAGCTTCGTTTCTGGATCGAGGAGGTGACTGGAATGCCGATCGGAGACAACTTTCAGAAAGGGCTCAAGGATGGCGTCATACTGTGCGA ATTGATAAACAAGCTTCAGCCTGGATCGATAAAGAAAATAAACCATTCACAGTTAAACTGGCATAAG CTAGAGAACCTTGGGAATTTCATCAAAGCCATTCTGGCCTACGGGCTGAAGCCCAATGACATCTTTGAAGCCAATGACCTCTTTGAAAATGGGAACATGACGCAAGTCCAGACCACACTTCTCGCTCTGGCCAGTATG gcaAAGACCAAAGGCATGGAAACAAACTTTGACATTGGTGTGAAATATGCAGACAAGCAGCATAGACAGTTTGATGAAGAGAAGATGAAGGCTGGCCAGTGTGTCATCGGACTTCAG ATGGGAACCAACAAATGCGCAAGCCAGGCTGGTATGACCGCCTATGGGACTAGGAGACATCTTTACGACCccaagacacagacagagaaacccTATGACCAGACCACCATCAGTCTGCAAATGGGCACCAACAAAGGAGCTAGCCAG GCTGGCATGTCTGCCCCAGGAACTAGGAGAGATATCTATGACCAGAAGGCAGCTCTGCAACCAGTGGACAACTCCACCATCTCATTGCAAATGGGAACCAATAAGGTAGCCTCTCAGAAGGGCATGAGCGTGTACGGCTTGGGACGGCAAGTTTACGACCCCAAGTATTGCGCAACCCCTACAGAGCCCATGATTCATGCCAACGGAAGCCAAGGCACCGGGACGAATGGCTCCGAAATCAGTGATAGTGACTATCAGGCAGAATATCAAGAGGAAGAGTACCAGGGTGAATACCACGATGAGTACAGAGGGCACTACAACGACCAGGGCATCGACTACTAG